The genomic interval TCGACGCAGAGCCCGGCACACTCATCGCGATAGAGGGCCCGTCAGGATCCGGCCGCACCTGTCTGCTGCTCGCCCTCACCGGCCGCATGCGCGCCACCGAGGGCCACGCGGAAGTGGGGGGCCTGCGCCTGCCGAAGAAGCTGGCCGCCGTACGCCGTATCACCGGGCTCGGCCCGGTCACGGGCGTGAGCGAGCTCGACCCGGCCCTCACGGTCGCCGAGCACCTGCACGAGCGCGCGCTCCTCCAGCGCCGGTTCGACGGCTCGCTGCGCACGCTGTTCAAGCCGCGCGCCGAACGGGCCGCCGAGGCAAGGGCCAGGATCGACGCCGCGCTCGACGCCGTGGGCCTGGCCCTGGACTCGCTGCCCAAGGGGCCGCGTACGTCCGTACGGGATCTGGAGCGTCTGGAGGCGCTGCGCCTGTCGGTCGGGCTCGCGCTGATGAGCCGTCCCCGGCTGCTCGCCGTGGACGACACGGACCTCAAGCTCTCCGACACCGAACGGGCCCTGGCCTGGGAGCTGCTGCGCTCTGTCGCCGCGGCAGGGACGACCGTCGTCGCGGTGTGCAGCGAGGCGCCCGACGACGCGCTGCGGGTCACGGCCGCCGGAGACCCGGCTGACACGGCCGGCATCGCCGGCACCACCGACGCCGCTGCTGATGCCGCAGACGCCGCCGCCGACGACGTCGCTGACGCCGACAAGACCGACGAGACCGACACGACCGACGACGAAAAGGGGGCGGACGATGCGCTCGCCGAAGCTGGCCGCGCTTGAGCTGAAGCGGTTCGGCAGGGGGAAGCTGCCGCGTGCCGCGCTCGTCGCGCTGCTGCTGCTTCCGCTGCTGTACGGCGCGCTGTACCTGTGGTCCTTCTGGGACCCGTACGGCAAGCTCGACCGCATTCCCGTAGCCCTCGTGAACGACGACAAGGGCGCGACCGTCTCCGGCAAGAAGATCGCCGCAGGTGACGAGATCACCGGAAAGCTGCACGACAGCGACGTCTTCGAGTGGCACGAGGTGAGCGCCGACGAGGCCCGCAGGGGCGTGGAGGACGGCGCGTACTACCTGTCCCTGAGCATGCCGTCGGACTTCAGCGAGCGAATCGCGTCCAGCTCCGGCGACGTGCCCGAGACGAGCGCCCTGCAGGTGCGCACGAACGACGCCAACAACTACATCGTCGGGCAGATCTCCAAGACCGTCTTCTCCGAGGTGAGGACCGCCGCGTCGAAGAACGCCTCCCGTTCCTTCCTCGACCGGATCTTCATCTCCTTCTCCGACATCCATGACGCCACACAGACGGCGGCCAAGGGCGCCGACGACATCAAGGGCGGGATCGGCAAGGCGAAGAAGGGCTCCGGCGACCTCAAGAGCGGTCTCGGCAAGGCCAAGGACGGCTCCAAGAGCCTCGCGGACGGCCTGCAGAACGCCAAGAAGGGCAGCGGCGACCTCGCGGCCGGCCTCAAGCGGCTGAACAAGGGCTCCGGCGACCTCAGGACCGGCTCCCAGCAGGTGGCGGACGGCACGCAGAAGCTGGCTGACACGGTCAACGGAATCGCGGGCACAGTAAGGCCGTATCTCAAGGACAACGGCAAGACGATCGGCGATACGGCGAAGCTCGTCGCCGACAGCACCCGGATCGTCCGCGAGAATCTCGGCACGCTCGTGAAGACCGCGCCCGTCCTGGCCGAGGGCTCCCGCGAGGCCGCCGACGAGCTGCACACCGTCTACCAGGCGCGCTGTGTGGACCAGCCGCTCCCCGACCCCGCCTGCCCGCAGCTGAAGAAGGCCGACAAGGCTGCGGCGGACACGGCGCTCATCTCCGCCGACGTCAACAATCTCGTCAAGAACCAGCGCGGCGACCTGACGCAGCTGGACAAGGACCTGGCCCAGCTCCAGACGAAGGCGCGCGAGCTCTCGGTGCGCGCACCGCACCTCGACGAGGACCTGAGCAGCGCCGTCAGCAAGGTCAACGCGCTCAACACCGGCGCCAACAAGGTCGCCCGGGGCGCCGCGAAGCTCGACACAGGACTGACCGACGCCAAGACCGGCGCCGTGAACCTCGACCGGGGCATCGGCAGGCTCAACAACGGCGCCGCCGACCTGGACGGCGGAGTCGGCAGGCTCAAGAACGGCGCTGGGGAGCTGAACGGCGGCCTGATCAAGCTCGTCGACGGCTCCGGAGAGCTCGCCACCGGCCTGCACAAGGGCGTCACCAAGATCCCCGACTACGACAAGAACGACCGCGACCAGCGCACCGAGGTGATGGCCGACCCGGTCCAGCTCGCCTCCCAGTCGATGCACAAGGCGCCCAACTACGGCACCGGCTTCGCCCCGTACTTCATCCCGCTGTCCCTGTGGGTCGGCGCGATGGTCGGATACATGCTGATCCAGCCGCTCAACCGGCGCGCACTGTCGGCCGGAGCCTCCGCGTGGCGGATCGCCGTGGCGGGCTGGCTGCCGGTGGCCGCCATCGGCGTACTGCAGGTCGGCATCCTGATGTCCGTACTGCACTGGTCGCTCGGCCTCAAGATGGAGCACGCCGCAGGGACGATCGGGTTCCTGGCACTGGTGACCGGCTGCTTCGCGGCGATCGTGCAGTGGCTCAACGCCCGCTTCGGTGCTGCGGGCCGGATCCTGGTCCTGGCGGTGCTGATGCTCCAGCTCACATCGGCCGGCGGCACCTACCCCGTACAGACCAGTCCGGGCTTCTTCAACGCCATCCACCCCTTCCTGCCGATGACTTACGTCGTGGAAGGCCTGCGCAGGCTCATCACGGGCGGCGGCCTGGAGCCGGTCTGGACGGGCAGCCTGGTGCTTCTCGCCTTCACCGCAGGCGCCCTCGCGCTGACGGCCGTCTCCGCGCGGCGCAAGCAGGTGTGGACGCTCGACCGTCTGCACCCGGAGCTCAGCCTGTGAGAATCGAGCCCATGGAAAGCAGCAGAACGCGCCGCGAGACCACCAGGCAGAAGCTCTACGAAGCGGCCGTCACCCTCATTGCGGAGCAGGGTTTCTCCTCGACGACGGTGGACCAGATCGCCGAGCGCGCCGGGGTCGCCAAGGGCACGGTCTACTACAACTTCAAGAGCAAGACCGAGCTCTTCGAAGAGCTGCTGCGGCACGGCGTCGGCCTGCTCACCGCCTCCCTCCAGGCGGCGGCCGACGAGACGGACGAGCGCGGCGGCACCAAGGTGGAGGCCCTCGACGCGATGATCAGGGCCGGTCTCGGGTTCATCGACCGCTACCCGGCCTTCACCCAGCTGTACGTCGCCGAACTGTGGCGCACCAACAGGGCCTGGCAGTCGACCCTCCTGGTGGTACGGCAGGAAGCGGTCGCCGTCGTCGAGACGGTGCTGCGGGAGGCCGTCCATAACGGTGAGCTCAACGAGGAGATCGACATTCCGCTGACGGCGGCCGCGCTGGTCGGGATGGTGCTGGTCGCGGCGCTGGACTGGCAGGCGTTCCAGCGGGAGCGGTCGATCGACGACGTGCATTCGGCGCTGTCGCGGCTGCTGCACGGCCGGGTGAGCGGCCGCTAGCGGCCCCGTCCGGAGCCCCGCACAAGCGGCCCGGAGGAGCGAACAAAAAGCGCCGGTCCGGCGAAGCTCGATCCCCCCGAGCTTCGCCGGACCGGCGTTCTTTCGTGTCCCCCCGTGTTCCCCCGGCGGTCCCCCGACCCCCGTGGTACACCCCCGTTCCGTCAGGGGAGCCGCGCCGCTCCGCCGCCCCGTGTCGGCGGTATCGGCGCTGCGCCCCTTCCGTGGTCTCCACTCTTCCGTCTGCGCAGGTGAGAGCCCATCCGCGAATCTACTCATCTCCTGTACTAGGTACGGATACTCAGCACTGCGTGCTCGACCCCAGTCCGGCCGGGCGGCCGTTGTCAGAGGCGGCCGATAAAGTCCCTGGCATGGCACGGATTGTGGTGATCGGCGCCGGCATGGGCGCGATGGCGACCGCTGCCCGGCTGGCCGTCGCGGGCCACCGGGTGGCGGTGTACGAGCGCGCGGCGACGTACGGCGGCGCGGTGGACCGGTTCGAGCGGGACGGCTTCTCCTTCGACACGGGGCCGGGTCTGCTGCACCTGCCCGCTGTCTACCGCGACCTGTTCGCCAAGACCGGCAAGCAGTCGCTGGAGCAGTGCGTCGAGCTGATGCCCGTGGACCCGGCGAGCCGGCACATCTTCGCGGACGGTACGGCCGTGTCCCTGCCCAATGCCTCGCGGGCCGGTGTCGCGGCGGCACTGGACGCGGCACTCGGCGACGGCGCCGGTGAGCGCTGGGGCGACTTCATGAACCGGGCCCGCGACGCCTGGGACCGGACCAGACGGCCGCTCCTCGAGGAACCGCTGCGCCAGGACTGGCAGGTGCTGGGCCGCGATCCGTACCCGTCGGTGCGCCACCGCAGGATGCTCCGGCGCGACCGGCAGGCGACCACGCTCGCGGAGATCGGCGAGTGGGAACTGGCCGAGCCCCGGCTGGCCGCCCTGCTGGACAGTTACGCCCTGTCGTACGGGCTCGATCCGCGCAGCGCGCCCGCCTCGGCCGCCGTACTGCCGTACATGGAGCAGACCTTCGGCAGCTGGTACGTGCGAGGCGGGATGCGGGAGCTGGCGCGTGCGCTGTACGAACGGTGCCTGGCGCGCAAGGTGGAGTTCACCTTCGGCGCCGAGGTGACCGGGGTTCTGGAGAAGGACGGCCGCGCGGTGGGCGTGGAACTCGCGGGCGGTGCGGTCGCCGACGCGGACTCGGTGGTCTTCGCGGCCGACCCCCGGACCCTCGAACGGATGGCGGCGGGACGTGAGGTGTGGTCCGGCGACGACGTCCGGCCGGTGCCGGAGCCGACGGCACCCGGGCGGCTCACGGTCCTGCTCGCGCTGCGCGGAGGCCGCCCCGCCGACGCAGTCCACCGGACAGTGGTCCACTCCGCCGACGCCGGCGCCGAGGCCTCAGCGGCCTTCGGCGGCACACACGCCGAGCGCCCCACCGTCACGGTGCTGCGTCCCGGCGACCCGCTGACCTGCCCCGATGACGGGCACGAAGCGGTGACGCTGACGGCCACCGTCGCTCCGCAAGGGCCTGTCGACTGGACGGACGAAGCGCTGGCCGGGCGGTACGCGGACGACGTGATGGAGGCGGCGCTGCGGGCCGTGCCCGACCTCCGGGAGCGCGTGCTGTGGCGCGAGATACGGACCCCGGCGGACACGGCTGCCGTTACCGGCACTGTGGGGGGCTGCGTACCGCCGCCGGCGCTGGCGGGAGCCGGGGGACGCTGCCTGTACCCGTCGAACAGCACCCGCCTCGCCGGTCTTCACCTGGCCGGAGGCTGGGCGCATCCCGGCGGCGGACTGGCGCACGCCGGGATGTCGGGGGCCCTTGTCACGGGGCTCATCGTCGAGGGGGACGGCTTCCGCGGCTCGCAGTAGGGGCCGCTCAGCGGGGCCCGCAGCGGCAGGGACTGTCAGTAGCGGTACTGCTCGTTGTAGCCGGTGGTGTTGTAGCCCGTGGTGTCGTAGCCGTTGGCGTCGTAGCGGTTCGCGTCGTAGCCGTTCTGGTACGGGTCCTGGACCGGCTGCTCGCCGCCGAACTGCTGCTCGCCGTCGCGCTGCTGCGGGACCCACACCCCACCGGGCGGCGTCTCATTGCCGTACTGCTGGGTGCCGTACGGCTGAGTGCCGATGTACGGGTCGGAGTACGCCGCGTACTGCTGCTGCTCGGGCGCGTAGCCGTACTGGCCCGCGTACACGTCCTGACTCGGCTGGTCGTAGCCGGTGTACGTCGTGTCGTACTCGTTGTAGCCGCCGAACGCGTTGGCCTGGGGCTGCGGTTCGGCGGCGTACGCCGCAGCGTCGTAGACGCCGTACTGGCCGGTCTCGTCGGG from Streptomyces spiramyceticus carries:
- a CDS encoding ATP-binding cassette domain-containing protein — its product is MDSPHGAAVTAENFGLKGPRGWAFRGVRVDAEPGTLIAIEGPSGSGRTCLLLALTGRMRATEGHAEVGGLRLPKKLAAVRRITGLGPVTGVSELDPALTVAEHLHERALLQRRFDGSLRTLFKPRAERAAEARARIDAALDAVGLALDSLPKGPRTSVRDLERLEALRLSVGLALMSRPRLLAVDDTDLKLSDTERALAWELLRSVAAAGTTVVAVCSEAPDDALRVTAAGDPADTAGIAGTTDAAADAADAAADDVADADKTDETDTTDDEKGADDALAEAGRA
- a CDS encoding YhgE/Pip domain-containing protein gives rise to the protein MRSPKLAALELKRFGRGKLPRAALVALLLLPLLYGALYLWSFWDPYGKLDRIPVALVNDDKGATVSGKKIAAGDEITGKLHDSDVFEWHEVSADEARRGVEDGAYYLSLSMPSDFSERIASSSGDVPETSALQVRTNDANNYIVGQISKTVFSEVRTAASKNASRSFLDRIFISFSDIHDATQTAAKGADDIKGGIGKAKKGSGDLKSGLGKAKDGSKSLADGLQNAKKGSGDLAAGLKRLNKGSGDLRTGSQQVADGTQKLADTVNGIAGTVRPYLKDNGKTIGDTAKLVADSTRIVRENLGTLVKTAPVLAEGSREAADELHTVYQARCVDQPLPDPACPQLKKADKAAADTALISADVNNLVKNQRGDLTQLDKDLAQLQTKARELSVRAPHLDEDLSSAVSKVNALNTGANKVARGAAKLDTGLTDAKTGAVNLDRGIGRLNNGAADLDGGVGRLKNGAGELNGGLIKLVDGSGELATGLHKGVTKIPDYDKNDRDQRTEVMADPVQLASQSMHKAPNYGTGFAPYFIPLSLWVGAMVGYMLIQPLNRRALSAGASAWRIAVAGWLPVAAIGVLQVGILMSVLHWSLGLKMEHAAGTIGFLALVTGCFAAIVQWLNARFGAAGRILVLAVLMLQLTSAGGTYPVQTSPGFFNAIHPFLPMTYVVEGLRRLITGGGLEPVWTGSLVLLAFTAGALALTAVSARRKQVWTLDRLHPELSL
- a CDS encoding TetR/AcrR family transcriptional regulator; the protein is MESSRTRRETTRQKLYEAAVTLIAEQGFSSTTVDQIAERAGVAKGTVYYNFKSKTELFEELLRHGVGLLTASLQAAADETDERGGTKVEALDAMIRAGLGFIDRYPAFTQLYVAELWRTNRAWQSTLLVVRQEAVAVVETVLREAVHNGELNEEIDIPLTAAALVGMVLVAALDWQAFQRERSIDDVHSALSRLLHGRVSGR
- a CDS encoding phytoene desaturase family protein, with translation MARIVVIGAGMGAMATAARLAVAGHRVAVYERAATYGGAVDRFERDGFSFDTGPGLLHLPAVYRDLFAKTGKQSLEQCVELMPVDPASRHIFADGTAVSLPNASRAGVAAALDAALGDGAGERWGDFMNRARDAWDRTRRPLLEEPLRQDWQVLGRDPYPSVRHRRMLRRDRQATTLAEIGEWELAEPRLAALLDSYALSYGLDPRSAPASAAVLPYMEQTFGSWYVRGGMRELARALYERCLARKVEFTFGAEVTGVLEKDGRAVGVELAGGAVADADSVVFAADPRTLERMAAGREVWSGDDVRPVPEPTAPGRLTVLLALRGGRPADAVHRTVVHSADAGAEASAAFGGTHAERPTVTVLRPGDPLTCPDDGHEAVTLTATVAPQGPVDWTDEALAGRYADDVMEAALRAVPDLRERVLWREIRTPADTAAVTGTVGGCVPPPALAGAGGRCLYPSNSTRLAGLHLAGGWAHPGGGLAHAGMSGALVTGLIVEGDGFRGSQ